In Arvicola amphibius chromosome 13, mArvAmp1.2, whole genome shotgun sequence, a genomic segment contains:
- the Nfatc4 gene encoding nuclear factor of activated T-cells, cytoplasmic 4 isoform X2, giving the protein MHSPPPRPAPSPGTWESQPARSVRLGGPGGSAGAAGGGRVLECPSIRITSISPTPDPPTSLEDTPETWGDGSPRDYPPPEGFGGYREAGSQGGGAFFSPSPGSSSLSSWSFFSDASDEAALYAACDEVESELNEAASRFGLSSPLPSPRASPRPWTPEDPWSLYGPSSGGRAPEDSWLLLSAPGPIPASPRPASPCGKRRYSSSGTPSSASPALSRRGSLGEEGPEPPPPPPLPLVRDPSSPGPFDYVGAPTTESIPQKTRRTSSEQAVALPRSEEPASCNGKLPSGTEEAVAAPGGLRKEVAGMDYLAVPSPLAWSKARIGGHSPIFRTSALPPLDWPLPSQYEQLELRIEVQPRAHHRAHYETEGSRGAVKAAPGGHPVVKLLGYSEKPLTLQMFIGTADERSLRPHAFYQVHRITGKMVATASYEAVVSGTKVLEMTLLPENNMAANIDCAGILKLRNSDIELRKGETDIGRKNTRVRLVFRVHVPQGGGKVVSVQAASVPIECSQRSAQELPQVEAYSPSACSVRGGEELVLTGSNFLPDSKVVFIERGPDGKLQWEEEAAVNRLQSSEVTLTLTVPEYSNKRVSRPVQVYFYVSNGRRKRSPTQSFKFLPVVFKEEPLPDSSLRGFPSTSGPPFGTDMDFSPPRPPYPSYPHEDPAYETPYLSESFGYSTPTLYPQTGPPPSYRSGLRMFPETGGTTGCARPPAVSFLPRPFPSDPYGGQGSSFALGLPFSPPAPFRPPLPSSPPLEDPFNPQNAVHPLPAEGYNEVGPGYTPGEGASEQEKSRGGYSSGFRDSVPIQGITLEEVSEIIGRDLSGFPACPGEEPPA; this is encoded by the exons ATGCACTCACCACCACCCCGTCCCGCCCCTTCACCTGGCACCTGGGAGAGCCAGCCGGCTCGGTCGGTGAGGCTGGGGGGCCCAGGAGGGAGTGCGGGGGCTGCTGGGGGCGGTCGTGTTCTTGAGTGTCCCAGCATCCGGATCACCTCCATCTCTCCCACGCCTGACCCACCGACCTCGCTAGAGGACACTCCTGaaacctggggagatggctctccTAGAGATTATCCCCCACCAGAAGGCTTTGGGGGCTATCGAGAGGCAGGAAGCCAGGGCGGAGGTGCCTTCTTCAGCCCGAGCCCTGGCAGCAGCAGTCTGTCTTCGTGGAGTTTCTTCTCTGATGCCTCGGACGAGGCCGCCCTGTATGCAGCATGCGACGAGGTGGAGTCTGAACTTAATGAAGCAGCCTCTCGCTTTGGCTTGAGCTCTCCACTGCCTTCGCCTCGGGCTTCTCCTAGGCCCTGGACCCCGGAGGATCCATGGAGCCTCTACGGTCCAAGCTCCGGAGGCCGAGCGCCAGAGGATAGCTGGCTACTCCTCAGCGCTCCTGGGCCCATCCCAGCCTCCCCGCGGCCTGCTTCACCCTGTGGCAAGAGGCGCTATTCCAGTTCAGGAACCCCGTCTTCGgcctccccagctctgtcccGCAGGGGCAGCCTTGGGGAAGAGGGTCCAGAGCCACCTCCACCGCCCCCATTGCCTCTGGTCAGGGATCCTAGTTCTCCAGGCCCTTTTGACTATGTCGGAGCTCCAACAACCGAGAGCATCCCTCAGAAAACCCGGAGGACTTCTAGCGAGCAGGCGGTGGCCCTGCCTCGGTCTGAGGAGCCTGCCTCCTGCAATGGGAAGCTGCCCTCCGGAACAGAAGAGGCTGTGGCAGCTCCGGGAGGTCTGCGGAAAGAGGTGGCTGGCATGGACTATCTAGCAGTGCCTTCTCCCCTTGCATGGTCCAAGGCCCGGATTGGGGGACATAGCCCCATCTTCAG GACCTCTGCCCTACCTCCCCTGGACTGGCCTTTGCCCAGCCAATATGAGCAGCTGGAGTTGAGGATTGAGGTGCAGCCTAGAGCACACCATCGGGCCCACTACGAGACAGAGGGCAGCCGAGGTGCAGTCAAAGCTGCCCCTGGAGGTCACCCCGTGGTCAAG CTCCTAGGCTACAGTGAGAAGCCACTGACTCTCCAGATGTTCATTGGCACTGCAGATGAAAGGAGCCTGCGGCCGCATGCCTTCTACCAGGTGCACCGTATTACTGGCAAGATGGTGGCCACGGCCAGCTATGAAGCTGTAGTCAGTGGAACCAAAGTGTTGGAGATGACCTTACTCCCAGAAAACAACATGGCTGCAAA CATTGActgtgctggaatcctgaagcTTCGAAATTCAGACATTGAACTTCGGAAGGGTGAGACGGACATCGGGCGCAAAAATACACGTGTGCGGCTGGTGTTCCGTGTACACGTGCCTCAGGGCGGCGGGAAGGTCGTCTCTGTGCAGGCGGCATCAGTGCCCATCGAATGCT CCCAGCGCTCAGCCCAGGAGCTGCCCCAGGTGGAGGCCTATAGCCCCAGTGCCTGCtctgtgagaggaggggaggaactaGTGCTGACCGGTTCCAACTTCCTGCCAGACTCTAAAGTGGTGTTCATTGAGAGGGGCCCCG ATGGCAAGTTGcagtgggaggaggaggctgcGGTGAACCGGCTGCAGAGCAGTGAG GTGACACTGACTCTGACTGTCCCCGAGTACAGCAACAAGCGGGTATCCCGGCCAGTCCAGGTCTACTTCTACGTCTCCAATGGGCGGAGGAAGCGCAGTCCTACCCAAAGTTTCAAGTTCCTACCTG TGGTCTTCAAGGAGGAGCCCCTACCAGACTCATCTCTCCGGGGCTTCCCTTCCACGTCGGGTCCCCCCTTTGGCACTGATATGGACTTCTCACCACCCAGGCCCCCTTACCCTTCCTATCCCCATGAAGACCCTGCTTATGAGACTCCTTACCTGTCCGAAAGCTTTGGTTATAGCACCCCCACTCTATACCCCCAGACGGGGCCCCCACCATCCTATAGATCAGGCCTGCGGATGTTCCCTGAGACTGGAGGTACCACAGGTTGTGCCCGCCCGCCTGCAGTCTCCTTCCTTCCCCGCCCCTTTCCCAGTGATCCTTATGGAGGACAGGGCTCTTCTTTTGCCCTGGGGCTTCCGTTCTCCCCTCCAGCTCCCTTTAGGCCTCCTttaccttcctccccaccccttgaAGACCCTTTCAATCCCCAGAATGCTGTCCATCCCCTACCTGCTGAGGGTTACAATGAGGTGGGGCCAGGCTATACCCCTGGGGAGGGGGCTTCGGAGCAGGAGAAATCCAGGGGTGGCTACAGCAGCGGCTTCAGAGACAGTGTACCTATCCAGGGTATCACCCTGGAGGAAG TGAGTGAGATCATTGGCCGAGACCTGAGTGGcttccctgcctgtcctggagaaGAACCTCCTGCCTGA
- the Nfatc4 gene encoding nuclear factor of activated T-cells, cytoplasmic 4 isoform X1 encodes MTRFTELDSEDAPSCCRLALGEPLPYGAAPIGIPRPPPPRPGMHSPPPRPAPSPGTWESQPARSVRLGGPGGSAGAAGGGRVLECPSIRITSISPTPDPPTSLEDTPETWGDGSPRDYPPPEGFGGYREAGSQGGGAFFSPSPGSSSLSSWSFFSDASDEAALYAACDEVESELNEAASRFGLSSPLPSPRASPRPWTPEDPWSLYGPSSGGRAPEDSWLLLSAPGPIPASPRPASPCGKRRYSSSGTPSSASPALSRRGSLGEEGPEPPPPPPLPLVRDPSSPGPFDYVGAPTTESIPQKTRRTSSEQAVALPRSEEPASCNGKLPSGTEEAVAAPGGLRKEVAGMDYLAVPSPLAWSKARIGGHSPIFRTSALPPLDWPLPSQYEQLELRIEVQPRAHHRAHYETEGSRGAVKAAPGGHPVVKLLGYSEKPLTLQMFIGTADERSLRPHAFYQVHRITGKMVATASYEAVVSGTKVLEMTLLPENNMAANIDCAGILKLRNSDIELRKGETDIGRKNTRVRLVFRVHVPQGGGKVVSVQAASVPIECSQRSAQELPQVEAYSPSACSVRGGEELVLTGSNFLPDSKVVFIERGPDGKLQWEEEAAVNRLQSSEVTLTLTVPEYSNKRVSRPVQVYFYVSNGRRKRSPTQSFKFLPVVFKEEPLPDSSLRGFPSTSGPPFGTDMDFSPPRPPYPSYPHEDPAYETPYLSESFGYSTPTLYPQTGPPPSYRSGLRMFPETGGTTGCARPPAVSFLPRPFPSDPYGGQGSSFALGLPFSPPAPFRPPLPSSPPLEDPFNPQNAVHPLPAEGYNEVGPGYTPGEGASEQEKSRGGYSSGFRDSVPIQGITLEEVSEIIGRDLSGFPACPGEEPPA; translated from the exons AGCTGGACTCAGAGGATGCCCCTTCCTGCTGTCGTTTGGCCCTTGGGGAACCCCTTCCTTATGGTGCTGCCCCTATTGGTATTCCCCGACCCCCACCCCCTCGGCCAGGCATGCACTCACCACCACCCCGTCCCGCCCCTTCACCTGGCACCTGGGAGAGCCAGCCGGCTCGGTCGGTGAGGCTGGGGGGCCCAGGAGGGAGTGCGGGGGCTGCTGGGGGCGGTCGTGTTCTTGAGTGTCCCAGCATCCGGATCACCTCCATCTCTCCCACGCCTGACCCACCGACCTCGCTAGAGGACACTCCTGaaacctggggagatggctctccTAGAGATTATCCCCCACCAGAAGGCTTTGGGGGCTATCGAGAGGCAGGAAGCCAGGGCGGAGGTGCCTTCTTCAGCCCGAGCCCTGGCAGCAGCAGTCTGTCTTCGTGGAGTTTCTTCTCTGATGCCTCGGACGAGGCCGCCCTGTATGCAGCATGCGACGAGGTGGAGTCTGAACTTAATGAAGCAGCCTCTCGCTTTGGCTTGAGCTCTCCACTGCCTTCGCCTCGGGCTTCTCCTAGGCCCTGGACCCCGGAGGATCCATGGAGCCTCTACGGTCCAAGCTCCGGAGGCCGAGCGCCAGAGGATAGCTGGCTACTCCTCAGCGCTCCTGGGCCCATCCCAGCCTCCCCGCGGCCTGCTTCACCCTGTGGCAAGAGGCGCTATTCCAGTTCAGGAACCCCGTCTTCGgcctccccagctctgtcccGCAGGGGCAGCCTTGGGGAAGAGGGTCCAGAGCCACCTCCACCGCCCCCATTGCCTCTGGTCAGGGATCCTAGTTCTCCAGGCCCTTTTGACTATGTCGGAGCTCCAACAACCGAGAGCATCCCTCAGAAAACCCGGAGGACTTCTAGCGAGCAGGCGGTGGCCCTGCCTCGGTCTGAGGAGCCTGCCTCCTGCAATGGGAAGCTGCCCTCCGGAACAGAAGAGGCTGTGGCAGCTCCGGGAGGTCTGCGGAAAGAGGTGGCTGGCATGGACTATCTAGCAGTGCCTTCTCCCCTTGCATGGTCCAAGGCCCGGATTGGGGGACATAGCCCCATCTTCAG GACCTCTGCCCTACCTCCCCTGGACTGGCCTTTGCCCAGCCAATATGAGCAGCTGGAGTTGAGGATTGAGGTGCAGCCTAGAGCACACCATCGGGCCCACTACGAGACAGAGGGCAGCCGAGGTGCAGTCAAAGCTGCCCCTGGAGGTCACCCCGTGGTCAAG CTCCTAGGCTACAGTGAGAAGCCACTGACTCTCCAGATGTTCATTGGCACTGCAGATGAAAGGAGCCTGCGGCCGCATGCCTTCTACCAGGTGCACCGTATTACTGGCAAGATGGTGGCCACGGCCAGCTATGAAGCTGTAGTCAGTGGAACCAAAGTGTTGGAGATGACCTTACTCCCAGAAAACAACATGGCTGCAAA CATTGActgtgctggaatcctgaagcTTCGAAATTCAGACATTGAACTTCGGAAGGGTGAGACGGACATCGGGCGCAAAAATACACGTGTGCGGCTGGTGTTCCGTGTACACGTGCCTCAGGGCGGCGGGAAGGTCGTCTCTGTGCAGGCGGCATCAGTGCCCATCGAATGCT CCCAGCGCTCAGCCCAGGAGCTGCCCCAGGTGGAGGCCTATAGCCCCAGTGCCTGCtctgtgagaggaggggaggaactaGTGCTGACCGGTTCCAACTTCCTGCCAGACTCTAAAGTGGTGTTCATTGAGAGGGGCCCCG ATGGCAAGTTGcagtgggaggaggaggctgcGGTGAACCGGCTGCAGAGCAGTGAG GTGACACTGACTCTGACTGTCCCCGAGTACAGCAACAAGCGGGTATCCCGGCCAGTCCAGGTCTACTTCTACGTCTCCAATGGGCGGAGGAAGCGCAGTCCTACCCAAAGTTTCAAGTTCCTACCTG TGGTCTTCAAGGAGGAGCCCCTACCAGACTCATCTCTCCGGGGCTTCCCTTCCACGTCGGGTCCCCCCTTTGGCACTGATATGGACTTCTCACCACCCAGGCCCCCTTACCCTTCCTATCCCCATGAAGACCCTGCTTATGAGACTCCTTACCTGTCCGAAAGCTTTGGTTATAGCACCCCCACTCTATACCCCCAGACGGGGCCCCCACCATCCTATAGATCAGGCCTGCGGATGTTCCCTGAGACTGGAGGTACCACAGGTTGTGCCCGCCCGCCTGCAGTCTCCTTCCTTCCCCGCCCCTTTCCCAGTGATCCTTATGGAGGACAGGGCTCTTCTTTTGCCCTGGGGCTTCCGTTCTCCCCTCCAGCTCCCTTTAGGCCTCCTttaccttcctccccaccccttgaAGACCCTTTCAATCCCCAGAATGCTGTCCATCCCCTACCTGCTGAGGGTTACAATGAGGTGGGGCCAGGCTATACCCCTGGGGAGGGGGCTTCGGAGCAGGAGAAATCCAGGGGTGGCTACAGCAGCGGCTTCAGAGACAGTGTACCTATCCAGGGTATCACCCTGGAGGAAG TGAGTGAGATCATTGGCCGAGACCTGAGTGGcttccctgcctgtcctggagaaGAACCTCCTGCCTGA
- the Nfatc4 gene encoding nuclear factor of activated T-cells, cytoplasmic 4 isoform X3, producing MGAASCEDEELEFKLVFGEEKEAPPAGRGGALGKVSVGLGRELDSEDAPSCCRLALGEPLPYGAAPIGIPRPPPPRPGMHSPPPRPAPSPGTWESQPARSVRLGGPGGSAGAAGGGRVLECPSIRITSISPTPDPPTSLEDTPETWGDGSPRDYPPPEGFGGYREAGSQGGGAFFSPSPGSSSLSSWSFFSDASDEAALYAACDEVESELNEAASRFGLSSPLPSPRASPRPWTPEDPWSLYGPSSGGRAPEDSWLLLSAPGPIPASPRPASPCGKRRYSSSGTPSSASPALSRRGSLGEEGPEPPPPPPLPLVRDPSSPGPFDYVGAPTTESIPQKTRRTSSEQAVALPRSEEPASCNGKLPSGTEEAVAAPGGLRKEVAGMDYLAVPSPLAWSKARIGGHSPIFRTSALPPLDWPLPSQYEQLELRIEVQPRAHHRAHYETEGSRGAVKAAPGGHPVVKLLGYSEKPLTLQMFIGTADERSLRPHAFYQVHRITGKMVATASYEAVVSGTKVLEMTLLPENNMAANIDCAGILKLRNSDIELRKGETDIGRKNTRVRLVFRVHVPQGGGKVVSVQAASVPIECSQRSAQELPQVEAYSPSACSVRGGEELVLTGSNFLPDSKVVFIERGPDGKLQWEEEAAVNRLQSSEVTLTLTVPEYSNKRVSRPVQVYFYVSNGRRKRSPTQSFKFLPVVFKEEPLPDSSLRGFPSTSGPPFGTDMDFSPPRPPYPSYPHEDPAYETPYLSESFGYSTPTLYPQTGPPPSYRSGLRMFPETGGTTGCARPPAVSFLPRPFPSDPYGGQGSSFALGLPFSPPAPFRPPLPSSPPLEDPFNPQNAVHPLPAEGYNEVGPGYTPGEGASEQEKSRGGYSSGFRDSVPIQGITLEEVSEIIGRDLSGFPACPGEEPPA from the exons ATGGGGGCGGCAAGCTGCGAAGATGAGGAGCTGGAATTTAAGCTGGTGTtcggggaggaaaaggaggcccCCCCCGCTGGGCGCGGGGGGGCCCTGGGGAAGGTTAGTGTGGGGCTGGGAAGGG AGCTGGACTCAGAGGATGCCCCTTCCTGCTGTCGTTTGGCCCTTGGGGAACCCCTTCCTTATGGTGCTGCCCCTATTGGTATTCCCCGACCCCCACCCCCTCGGCCAGGCATGCACTCACCACCACCCCGTCCCGCCCCTTCACCTGGCACCTGGGAGAGCCAGCCGGCTCGGTCGGTGAGGCTGGGGGGCCCAGGAGGGAGTGCGGGGGCTGCTGGGGGCGGTCGTGTTCTTGAGTGTCCCAGCATCCGGATCACCTCCATCTCTCCCACGCCTGACCCACCGACCTCGCTAGAGGACACTCCTGaaacctggggagatggctctccTAGAGATTATCCCCCACCAGAAGGCTTTGGGGGCTATCGAGAGGCAGGAAGCCAGGGCGGAGGTGCCTTCTTCAGCCCGAGCCCTGGCAGCAGCAGTCTGTCTTCGTGGAGTTTCTTCTCTGATGCCTCGGACGAGGCCGCCCTGTATGCAGCATGCGACGAGGTGGAGTCTGAACTTAATGAAGCAGCCTCTCGCTTTGGCTTGAGCTCTCCACTGCCTTCGCCTCGGGCTTCTCCTAGGCCCTGGACCCCGGAGGATCCATGGAGCCTCTACGGTCCAAGCTCCGGAGGCCGAGCGCCAGAGGATAGCTGGCTACTCCTCAGCGCTCCTGGGCCCATCCCAGCCTCCCCGCGGCCTGCTTCACCCTGTGGCAAGAGGCGCTATTCCAGTTCAGGAACCCCGTCTTCGgcctccccagctctgtcccGCAGGGGCAGCCTTGGGGAAGAGGGTCCAGAGCCACCTCCACCGCCCCCATTGCCTCTGGTCAGGGATCCTAGTTCTCCAGGCCCTTTTGACTATGTCGGAGCTCCAACAACCGAGAGCATCCCTCAGAAAACCCGGAGGACTTCTAGCGAGCAGGCGGTGGCCCTGCCTCGGTCTGAGGAGCCTGCCTCCTGCAATGGGAAGCTGCCCTCCGGAACAGAAGAGGCTGTGGCAGCTCCGGGAGGTCTGCGGAAAGAGGTGGCTGGCATGGACTATCTAGCAGTGCCTTCTCCCCTTGCATGGTCCAAGGCCCGGATTGGGGGACATAGCCCCATCTTCAG GACCTCTGCCCTACCTCCCCTGGACTGGCCTTTGCCCAGCCAATATGAGCAGCTGGAGTTGAGGATTGAGGTGCAGCCTAGAGCACACCATCGGGCCCACTACGAGACAGAGGGCAGCCGAGGTGCAGTCAAAGCTGCCCCTGGAGGTCACCCCGTGGTCAAG CTCCTAGGCTACAGTGAGAAGCCACTGACTCTCCAGATGTTCATTGGCACTGCAGATGAAAGGAGCCTGCGGCCGCATGCCTTCTACCAGGTGCACCGTATTACTGGCAAGATGGTGGCCACGGCCAGCTATGAAGCTGTAGTCAGTGGAACCAAAGTGTTGGAGATGACCTTACTCCCAGAAAACAACATGGCTGCAAA CATTGActgtgctggaatcctgaagcTTCGAAATTCAGACATTGAACTTCGGAAGGGTGAGACGGACATCGGGCGCAAAAATACACGTGTGCGGCTGGTGTTCCGTGTACACGTGCCTCAGGGCGGCGGGAAGGTCGTCTCTGTGCAGGCGGCATCAGTGCCCATCGAATGCT CCCAGCGCTCAGCCCAGGAGCTGCCCCAGGTGGAGGCCTATAGCCCCAGTGCCTGCtctgtgagaggaggggaggaactaGTGCTGACCGGTTCCAACTTCCTGCCAGACTCTAAAGTGGTGTTCATTGAGAGGGGCCCCG ATGGCAAGTTGcagtgggaggaggaggctgcGGTGAACCGGCTGCAGAGCAGTGAG GTGACACTGACTCTGACTGTCCCCGAGTACAGCAACAAGCGGGTATCCCGGCCAGTCCAGGTCTACTTCTACGTCTCCAATGGGCGGAGGAAGCGCAGTCCTACCCAAAGTTTCAAGTTCCTACCTG TGGTCTTCAAGGAGGAGCCCCTACCAGACTCATCTCTCCGGGGCTTCCCTTCCACGTCGGGTCCCCCCTTTGGCACTGATATGGACTTCTCACCACCCAGGCCCCCTTACCCTTCCTATCCCCATGAAGACCCTGCTTATGAGACTCCTTACCTGTCCGAAAGCTTTGGTTATAGCACCCCCACTCTATACCCCCAGACGGGGCCCCCACCATCCTATAGATCAGGCCTGCGGATGTTCCCTGAGACTGGAGGTACCACAGGTTGTGCCCGCCCGCCTGCAGTCTCCTTCCTTCCCCGCCCCTTTCCCAGTGATCCTTATGGAGGACAGGGCTCTTCTTTTGCCCTGGGGCTTCCGTTCTCCCCTCCAGCTCCCTTTAGGCCTCCTttaccttcctccccaccccttgaAGACCCTTTCAATCCCCAGAATGCTGTCCATCCCCTACCTGCTGAGGGTTACAATGAGGTGGGGCCAGGCTATACCCCTGGGGAGGGGGCTTCGGAGCAGGAGAAATCCAGGGGTGGCTACAGCAGCGGCTTCAGAGACAGTGTACCTATCCAGGGTATCACCCTGGAGGAAG TGAGTGAGATCATTGGCCGAGACCTGAGTGGcttccctgcctgtcctggagaaGAACCTCCTGCCTGA